GCCGGCTGGGGGCACAGGCGCTCGAGGACGCCCGCGACTACGAGATCGACGCGGTCGGGCGGCGGTGGGAGCAGCTGTTCGAGGACCTGGCCACGAACCGGGCCACGAACCGGGCCACGAACCGGGCGGCGAAGCGGGCGAGGCGCCGGCCCAGACGTCCCGCACCGGACGTCCGCCGGCTACCGCGCCGACCGGCGGAGTTCACCCGCGCTCCCTAGCGTGCGGCCGTGGCCTCCGTCGACCGAGCTCCCGCCCCCGTCCCCGTCCCGGCTCGTGACCGGCCGTCCCGGCAGCACCAGCAGCGGGTCGTGCTGCACGTCGGCGTGCCGAAGAGCGGGACGACGTTCCTCCAGGCGTCGTTGCTGAGGCACGCGGAGGCGCTCGCGCAGCAGGGCGTGCTCTACCCCCAGACCGAGGACGGCATCATGTTCCGCGCCGCCCTGGACGTTCGGGGCACCCACAAGGCGTGGGGCCGGACCCGCGCCGAGGTCGAGGGCGCCTGGGACGACCTCTGCCGGCAGGCCTGGGCGCACCCGGGCACCACGGTGATCTCCCACGAGCTGCTCGCCGCCGCCGGCAAGCGCCAGGTCGACTCGGCGCTCAGCATGCTCCGCGGCCTCGACGTCCAGGTGGTGGTCACCGCCCGCGACCCGGCTCGGCAGCTGACCGCGGAGTGGCAGGAGGGCATCAAGCACGGCCGGCGCGCGACCTTCGCGGAGTTCCAGTCGCGCATCGAGGCCGCGCTGCCCGAGGACGGGCTCGCCCGGCACTTCCACGCCGTCCAGGACCTCCCGGACGTGCTCGGCCGGTGGGGCCGGCACCTGCCCGCCGAGCAGGTGCACGTGGTGGTCGCACCGCCGCCGGGGAGCGAGCGGCGGTTGCTGTGGCAGCACTTCGGCGAAGCGGCCGGGCTCGACGTCGCCGCCCTCGAGCCGGCCGACGCCGGAAGCGCGAACCGGTCGCTGGGCACCGCCGAGATCGACCTGCTCCGTCGCGTCAACGTCGCGCTCGGCGGCCGGCTCCCGCAGCCACGCTACGGCGCCCTGGTCAAGCACGAGGTCGCGCAGCGGGTGCTGGCGGCGCAGCGGTCACCGGCCCCGCAGCCACCGCCGTCGGTCTACGACCAGGCGACCCACCTCGCCGAGCAGTGGGTCAAGCAGGTCGAGCGGGCCGGCTACACCGTGCACGGGACCCTGCACGACCTGGTCCCCCGCGACCCGGGACCGGACGCCGGCTCCGCGCCGCACCCGGACGAGGTCGATCCGGCCGACCAGCTGACCCCGGCAGCGGAGGTGATCGCCGACCTGCTCCTGCAGCTGCACCGGGCCCAGACCGAGCTGGTCGACCAGACCGCCAAGCGCCGCGACTGGAAGCGACGGGCCAAGAAGGCGCGCCGCACGCTGGCCGAGCTCGGCAGCTGACGGGCCGCGCGCCCGCCGATCGGACGCCGGTGGGCGGCCGAGGCGGGCGCCACTAGCCTTTCGGCCATGTTCTCCAAGGTGCTGGTGGCCAACCGTGGCGAGATCGCGATCCGTGCGTTCCGCGCCGCCTATGAGCTCGGAGCCCGCACGGTCGCGGTGTTCCCCCATGAGGACCGCGGTTCCGAGCACCGCCTCAAGGCCGACGAGGCCTACGAGATCGGCGAGCGCGGCCACCCGGTGCGCGCCTACCTCGACCCGGACGTGATCGTGGCCGCCGCCCTCAAGGCCGGGGCCGACGCGGTCTACCCCGGCTACGGCTTCCTCTCCGAGAACCCCCGTCTCGCGGAGGCCTGCGCGAACGCCGGGATCACGTTCATCGGCCCGACCGCCGACGTGCTCACCCTGACCGGCAACAAGGCCCGCGCGATCGCCGCGGCCCGGGCGGCCGGCGTCCCGACGCTGGCCTCGGTCGAGCCGTCGACCGATCCCGACGCCCTCGTCGCCTCCGCCGCGGACATGCCCTACCCGCTGTTCGTGAAGGCGGTCGCCGGCGGCGGCGGCCGCGGCATGCGCCGGGTCGACGACCCGGCGCACCTGCGCGAGGCGGTCGAGACCTGCATGCGCGAGGCCGAGGGTGCCTTCGGCGACCCGACCGTCTTCATCGAGCAGGCCGTCGTCGAGCCCCGCCACATCGAGGTGCAGATCCTCAGCGACGGGACCGGGCGGGACAACGGGGTGATCCACCTCTTCGAGCGGGACTGCTCGGTGCAGCGGCGGCACCAGAAGGTCGTCGAGATCGCCCCGGCCCCCAACCTGCCCGCCGAGCTCCGGGACCGGATGTGCGCCGACGCGGTGCGCTTCGCACGCGAGATCGGCTACCGCAACGCCGGCACCGTGGAGTTCCTGCTCGATCCCGACGGCAACTACGTGTTCATCGAGATGAACCCGCGGATCCAGGTCGAGCACACCGTCACCGAGGAGGTCACCGACGTCGACCTCGTGCAGTCCCAGATGCGCATCGCCTCCGGCGAGACCCTCGAGGACCTCGGGCTGTTCCAGGAGCAGATCGTGCTGCGCGGCGCCGCCCTCCAGTGCCGGATCACCACCGAGGACCCCGCCAACGGGTTCCGCCCCGACACCGGCAAGATCACCACCTACCGCTCCCCCGGCGGCGCCGGGGTCCGCCTCGACGGCGGCACCACCTACACCGGCGCCGAGGTCAGCGCGCACTTCGACTCGATGCTCGCGAAGCTGACCTGCCGCGGCCGGGACTTCACCACCGCGGTGGACCGGGCCCGCCGCGCGGTCGCGGAGTTCCGGATCCGCGGAGTGGCCACCAACATCCCGTTCCTGCAGGCGGTCCTCGACGACCCGGACTTCCGGGCCGGCCGGGTCACCACCTCGTTCATCGAGACCCACCCGCAGCTGCTCACCGCCCGCTCGAGCGCCGACCGCGGCACCAAGCTGCTCACCTACCTCGCCGATGTGACCGTCAACCAGCCGCACGGCCCGTCGCCGGCCAGCGTGGACCCGGCCAGCAAGCTGCCGCCGCTCGACCTCGCCGTGCCGGCCCCCGACGGCACCCGGCAGCTGCTGCTGCAGGTCGGGCCGGAGGAGTTCGCCCGCCGGCTGCGCGCCCAGGAGCAGGTGGCGGTCACCGACACGACCTTTCGCGACGCCCACCAGTCGCTGCTGGCCACCCGGGTCCGGACCCGCGACCTCACCGCGGTCGCCGGCCACGTGGCCCGGATGACGCCGCAGCTGTGGAGCCTCGAGGCGTGGGGCGGAGCGACGTACGACGTGGCCCTGCGCTTCCTCTCCGAGGACCCCTGGGAGCGGCTGGACGCGCTGCGCCAGGCGGTGCCGAACATCTGCCTGCAGATGCTGCTGCGGGGCCGCAACACGGTCGGCTACACGCCGTACCCGACCGAGGTCACCGCGGCCTTCGTCGAGGAGGCGGCGCGCACCGGCGTGGACGTGTTCCGGATCTTCGACGCGCTCAACGACGTCGAGCAGATGGCCCCGGCGATCGAGGCGGTCCGCGCCACCGGGACCGCGGTGGCCGAGGTGGCGCTCTGCTACACCGGCGACCTCTCGGACCCCGACGAGAAGCTCTACACCCTCGACTACTACCTGCGGCTCGCGGAGCGGATCGCCGAGGCCGGTGCGCACGTCTTCGCGATCAAGGACATGGCCGGCCTGCTGCGGGCCCCGGCGGCGCGCACCCTGGTCACCGCGCTGCGCGAGCGGTTCGACCTGCCGGTGCACCTGCACACCCACGACACCCCCGGCGGCCAGCTCGCCACCCTGCTCGCGGCCATCGACGCCGGAGTCGACGCCGTGGACGCCGCCTGCGCCGCGATGGCCGGCACCACCAGCCAGCCGGCGCTCTCCTCGCTGGTCGCCGCCACCGACCACAGCAGCCGGGAGACCGGCCTCGACCTGGACGCGGTCTGCGACCTCGAGCCCTACTGGGAGGCCACCCGCCGCGTCTACGCCCCGTTCGAGTCCGGGCTGCCGGCACCGACCGGGCGGGTCTACACCCACGAGATCCCCGGCGGCCAGCTCTCGAACCTGCGCCAGCAGGCGATCGCGCTGGGCCTCGGGGAGAAGTTCGAGCAGATCGAGGACATGTACGCCGCGGCCAACGCGATCCTCGGCAACATCGTCAAGGTGACGCCGTCCTCGAAGGTGGTCGGCGACCTCGCCCTGCACCTGGTCGCCGTGGGCGCCGACCCGGCCGAGTTCGAGGCCGAGCCGGGCAGGTTCGACGTGCCGGACTCGGTGATCGGCTTCCTCAGCGGCGACCTCGGCGACCCGCCCGGCGGCTGGCCGGAGCCGTTCCGCACCAAGGCGCTCGCCGGCCGCACCGTGAAGCCGGTGGCGGTGGAGCTCGACGACGAGCAGCGCCGCGGGCTGCGCGAGGACCGGCGCGGCACCCTGAACCGGCTGCTGTTCCCCGGCCCGACCCAGGAGTTCCACGAGTCGCGCGAGCAGTACGGCGACCTCTCGGTGCTGCCCACCCCCGACTACCTCTACGGCCTGCGGCCCGGGGAGGAGCACGAGGTGGACCTGCAGGAGGGCAAGCGGCTGCTGCTCGGCCTGCAGGCGGTCGGCGAGCCCGACGAGCGCGGCATCCGGTCGGTGCTCTGCACGATCAACGGCCACCTCCGCCCGGTCGCCGTCCGGGACCGCTCCGTCGCGGCCGACGCGCCGACGCGCGAGCGGGCGGACACCGCCCGGGCCGGCCACGTCGCCGCGCCGTTCGACGGCGTGGTCACCCTCGCGGTGGCGGTGGACGACCGGGTCGAGGCCGGTGCCACCGTGGCCACGATCGAGGCGATGAAGATGGAGGCCGCGATCACCGCACCGGTCGCAGGCCGGGTCGAGCGGATCGCCCTGTCCGGCACCCAGCAGGTCGAGGGCGGCGACCTGGTGCTGGTGATCTCCGAGACCTGAGCGGGCGGGCCGGGACGCGCCCGGCCGGTGGTCAGGAGGTGCGGCGCACCTTCACCTGGCCGGTCGCCGCGATCCAGGTCAACCGGCCGGTCTCGAAGTCGGCCCGCTCGCCCCGCGCGACCGGGTAGGTGCCGCGCACCGGCCAGCCGAGACCGGACGTCCGGGGACCGCCGAGCTCGCGGTAGCGCCGCGCCAGCGCCCCCAGCAGGGCCTGTCCCCCGGTCGCCTCCCGGGCGTAGACGTCGCCGCCGTGGAACCGGGCGCGGAGCCCGCCGGCGCGCGCCTGCACGCCGGTCACCGGCAGCCCGAGCCGGCCCTCGGGCCCCTTCCAGCTCCGGTACGTCGCCAGCACCGGCCCGTAGAGCTCGCGGGCGCCGGCGGCGCGCGACCAGTAGATCTGCCCGGCGTCGAAGCTCTGCGCGGCGCCGCTCGGGACGGCGTACTCCGGGGTGCGGACCCGGCCCAGGACCGAGCGGTCACCGCCCAGCCGGGCGTAGCGGGCCATGATCTCGGTCGGGTCGATCGTGAACCAGCTCGACCGCAGCCCGTAGACCCAGCGGAAGGTGTCACCGCTGATGGTCCGATCGGCCTTGCTGCCGTCGAGCACCATCGACCAGACCCGGCCCCGCCAGTCGCCGTTGCCGTCCCGGCTGGTCACCCGGATCCGCTCCAGGGTGCCGATCGCCGGATAGGTCCGCTCGAGCCGGCCCGCGTCCACGGTGACCGACCAGTCGTGCACCCCGTTGGCGTCGTGCCCGTCGTAGGGGTCGGCCTTGGCCGGCAGGTAGGGCACCGACCCCGCCGAGGTCCAGCCCCCGCTGCTCGCGGAGAACTGCGTGAACGCGGGGCCGCCGCCGTAGGTGAGGATCTGCCGCGCCGTGGCCTCGACGGCGGCGTTGCTGCGGCTGTCCTCGCCGCCGACACCGCCGTACACCTGGCAGGAGGTGGTGTCGCAGATCTGGTAGTAGCGGTTCGGGGCCTGGGCGCGCGACCAGGAGGCGTACGTGCGGGCGGCGACGGCCTGGGCACGGACCGCCTCCGCGCTCCACGACGCCGGCATCTCGTAGGGGATGACGCCCTTCAGGTAGCTGTCCATCGACAGCACGTTCACCGTGTCGCGGTCCGCGAAGCCCGCCGTCGGCGACGCCGCGCGCAGCGCGCCGCGGTAGGTGCGGGCCCCCGCCGGGGTCCACAGCGTCAGCGGAGCGCGGGCGGTGAACTCACCGTCGCCGGCGAGCACGGACCGGCCCCCCGGCTGCCAGCGGTGCCACCGCGAGGTCAGGTAGCCGACGACGGTCCTGCCGTTGGCCACGTTGAGCCGCCAGCGCTTCACCCCGTCGAGGGTCGGGACCGGGTACGTCGTCCCGGAGCCGAGGTCGCGCAGGGTGAGCCCCGCGGCCGGGCTGACCACCAGGTCGCTGCTGGTGTCGGCGCTGATCAGCACCCGGACCTGGCCGCTCACCGTCCCCCACGTGGTGCCGGGGTAGTAGAAGTCCAGGATCTCCCGGTAGGTCAGCCCCTGCCGGGCGGCCCCGTAGGCGCCGTACTGGGACATCCCGTGGCCGTGGCCGAAGCCGTGGCCGCGCACCGTGATCTGCTTGTCCACCGGGACCCAGTAGGTCTGGTCGGTGGTCACGGCGCCCGCCGGCACCGAGGTCACGACGGCAGCGAGAGCGCCGCCGAGCAGCGCGAGCGCGGTCAGTGCCGCGACCGGTCGCCGGGCGGGCATGGCCGCTCCGACCAGTGGGCTGGTGCTCATCCGGTGATCCCCTCCACGCCTCGACGCAGGCTCCGGGCTTCCCAACCCTCGGCCTGCAGGCGTGTGACTGTTGTGAGTTCAGTTGTCGCGTGTGGCTCCTGAGCGTAGGGGTGCGTACCCCTCGCCACCAGAGGATCGGTAAGACCCAGCCCCGACTTCAGGAATTACATCGTTGTGATTCGGGATTGGCGCCGCCCGTAGGGTGGGGCCATGGACCTGTTGATCATCCTGCTCGTCGTCGGCGCCGCGGTGTGGGCCTACCGCACCTGGTCGGCCGGCCAGCAGCAGCGTCAGCTCGCCGTCCGCGAGGCGGCCGACCTGGCCGCCGCCCGCAAGGTCGCCGACGAGGACGTCACCCGCTTCGGCGAGGAGCTCCAGCGGCTCGACACCGACCTGCTGACCAGCGACCTC
The DNA window shown above is from Nocardioides mesophilus and carries:
- a CDS encoding pyruvate carboxylase, with amino-acid sequence MFSKVLVANRGEIAIRAFRAAYELGARTVAVFPHEDRGSEHRLKADEAYEIGERGHPVRAYLDPDVIVAAALKAGADAVYPGYGFLSENPRLAEACANAGITFIGPTADVLTLTGNKARAIAAARAAGVPTLASVEPSTDPDALVASAADMPYPLFVKAVAGGGGRGMRRVDDPAHLREAVETCMREAEGAFGDPTVFIEQAVVEPRHIEVQILSDGTGRDNGVIHLFERDCSVQRRHQKVVEIAPAPNLPAELRDRMCADAVRFAREIGYRNAGTVEFLLDPDGNYVFIEMNPRIQVEHTVTEEVTDVDLVQSQMRIASGETLEDLGLFQEQIVLRGAALQCRITTEDPANGFRPDTGKITTYRSPGGAGVRLDGGTTYTGAEVSAHFDSMLAKLTCRGRDFTTAVDRARRAVAEFRIRGVATNIPFLQAVLDDPDFRAGRVTTSFIETHPQLLTARSSADRGTKLLTYLADVTVNQPHGPSPASVDPASKLPPLDLAVPAPDGTRQLLLQVGPEEFARRLRAQEQVAVTDTTFRDAHQSLLATRVRTRDLTAVAGHVARMTPQLWSLEAWGGATYDVALRFLSEDPWERLDALRQAVPNICLQMLLRGRNTVGYTPYPTEVTAAFVEEAARTGVDVFRIFDALNDVEQMAPAIEAVRATGTAVAEVALCYTGDLSDPDEKLYTLDYYLRLAERIAEAGAHVFAIKDMAGLLRAPAARTLVTALRERFDLPVHLHTHDTPGGQLATLLAAIDAGVDAVDAACAAMAGTTSQPALSSLVAATDHSSRETGLDLDAVCDLEPYWEATRRVYAPFESGLPAPTGRVYTHEIPGGQLSNLRQQAIALGLGEKFEQIEDMYAAANAILGNIVKVTPSSKVVGDLALHLVAVGADPAEFEAEPGRFDVPDSVIGFLSGDLGDPPGGWPEPFRTKALAGRTVKPVAVELDDEQRRGLREDRRGTLNRLLFPGPTQEFHESREQYGDLSVLPTPDYLYGLRPGEEHEVDLQEGKRLLLGLQAVGEPDERGIRSVLCTINGHLRPVAVRDRSVAADAPTRERADTARAGHVAAPFDGVVTLAVAVDDRVEAGATVATIEAMKMEAAITAPVAGRVERIALSGTQQVEGGDLVLVISET
- a CDS encoding SpoIID/LytB domain-containing protein, which encodes MSTSPLVGAAMPARRPVAALTALALLGGALAAVVTSVPAGAVTTDQTYWVPVDKQITVRGHGFGHGHGMSQYGAYGAARQGLTYREILDFYYPGTTWGTVSGQVRVLISADTSSDLVVSPAAGLTLRDLGSGTTYPVPTLDGVKRWRLNVANGRTVVGYLTSRWHRWQPGGRSVLAGDGEFTARAPLTLWTPAGARTYRGALRAASPTAGFADRDTVNVLSMDSYLKGVIPYEMPASWSAEAVRAQAVAARTYASWSRAQAPNRYYQICDTTSCQVYGGVGGEDSRSNAAVEATARQILTYGGGPAFTQFSASSGGWTSAGSVPYLPAKADPYDGHDANGVHDWSVTVDAGRLERTYPAIGTLERIRVTSRDGNGDWRGRVWSMVLDGSKADRTISGDTFRWVYGLRSSWFTIDPTEIMARYARLGGDRSVLGRVRTPEYAVPSGAAQSFDAGQIYWSRAAGARELYGPVLATYRSWKGPEGRLGLPVTGVQARAGGLRARFHGGDVYAREATGGQALLGALARRYRELGGPRTSGLGWPVRGTYPVARGERADFETGRLTWIAATGQVKVRRTS